The genomic region gcccttctgaAAGAGAGGGgcaacatttgcttttctccagcccTCGGGAACCTCTCCCGTTGCTGGGACCTTTCCACGGCAACGAAGAGTGGCCCCGCACGGAcgccaggcagctgcctcagCCCTCGTGGGTGCCAGGCGGTGACAAGCACAGTCCCGTGCACGCTGTCCCTGACGAGCCCGCTCGCTCCCGCCCAGATACCGCCGATCTCCCCGGAAGCGGCGGCGGAGCGCTTTCGGCGGCGCACCCGGAAGCGGCTGTGGAGCGCTTTGGACGGCGCACCCGGAAGCGGCTGTGGAGCGCTTTGGACGGCGCACCCAGAAGCGGCGGGGAGTTCGGGGCGGAGCAGTGCCTCTCTGGCTCGAGTACCTCCGCGATGGCGGCTGAGGCGCTGCGTGTGTGAGTgcggcgggacgggacgggacgggacggggcgggcggcgggggcggccgcggccacGGCCAAGGCCGCTGAGGCGCGGCGGGTGGtggggccgtgccgtgccgtgccgtgctgtgccgtgccgtgccgtgccgtgccgtgccgtgccggccGCTGACGCGCTGTGTCCCGCAGGCTGGCGTGTGGCGACGTGGAGGGGCGGCTGGAGGCGCTCTTCGGACGGGTCCGGGCCATCCAGGGCAAGAGCGGCCGCTTCGACGtaaggggctgggggggacccgGGGCGGGGTGTCCCGCTCCGCTCCCTGCGGGGCACCGGGCGAGGGTGAGTGGGTGCGGTTCCCTTACCCGTCCTGCGGGTGAGCAGGGGTGTTGGGATGGCTCAGGTCAGGAGCCTGCCCGGGGTGAGATGGGAGAAGTTCCTGCGTGGGTTTCGCGTGGAGGGATGTGCTGGGGGTGCTCGGGCAGGTGTTGCTGTCCGGAGCCGCGCTTGTCCCTCTGGGGCCGTGACCCTCTTTCTGCTCGGTGTACGAAGGGGCGGTGGAGGGAGCTTTGCACCCCCTCGGCTCTCCTTGTCCAGCACCAAAGTGTTGGGAGGAGCCATAATCAGTGGGCAGGGAGTGCGGGAGAGCAACTGTCATGTTTACTTTGTCACGTTTAAACCTGTTAATGTTGCTGTTATGCATTTAATACTAGACACGCATAAACATAGAGGAACCTCTTTACCATACCAAACAAAATGCTCTTGAAGTGATGTATGTCACAGTGTTGTGACAATACAATATATCAGCAAAAAAGTTATGTCTTTGGTCAAATGGCAACTCTCACTTTATCTGATGGTTTTAGATGCTTTTGTGCGTTGGGAATTTTTTTGGCTCTACTTCAGAGGCAGAATGGGCAGAGTATCGCACAGGGGCCAAGAAAGGTAAGGAAGGCATTGCCACTCTGGATGCTGGTGATTGTACTATTTTGCGACCCACTTTGCTATCTCGTTGCAGCATGCTTTTGAATCCAGAAGTCGCAGTTAAACTCAAGTAGGAAAACTCCACACAGGAGGGAAAGAtgggtttgttttaaaacaaaactcattTCTGTCATGCTCATAGACTCGGGAGCATGAAGATGCATGTGTCCGAGTGGTCTGCCCACGATTTGGGCATCAAGGCCTGTGCCTGGGTCATCTGGCCAGTGCTGTTTGCAGTCATAGGAGAGACACAGGATACTTCTAATTGGTGTCAGGATCTTCTCTCTCCTTGCTTGGATGTCTTATGGCTCCACTTCTGTTCCTACCATCACCTCCTTACAGTTTCAGCCTACAGGCTGTCATGTGGGACGGTCTGTGTTTTCTCAGCTTGGGTGGCCTGAGAAGCTGCACATAGATGTTTACGGTGCTTCGGTCAGTAGGCCATGAGAATCCCAGCACGCCTGCCAGTGTGTAGTCCTTCTTCTGGCACTCCTGGTGCTTCCCTCGCAGAAATTCCCGGTCATTCCCTGTTCACACCCACCTTCACACTTCCACCACAGACCTCTCCGCAGCCTGTAGCAGTGCtattcttcccctccctgcatTCAGGTctgaggagaaaggggaaagcagaggtgCTGGCGGGCTGAGCGTCTCTGTTCTTCAGCCATGGAGATCAGAAGGCTTTCCAAAGGAGCAGGGTTTGCCCATTCCTCCTCGGTCCCCCCAGCCCTTGTGCTGAAGACATTTTCCCAGCCATGTATGTGAAAAGTCCTATGTGgacttctctgcctctttccacACCCCTCTTGTAAGGGGGATGCTACCTCACAAGCATTTGCAGtgttcctctttcctcttcagtgCTACTCTGGCTCTCACCCCTGGCATGAGGCAAGCCAGAAAGGAGCTGGGACTCTTCCTTTCCGGTTCCTCTCTGCTACTGCGTCATTCCCCAGTTATCTCCCTcttgtttgtgtgtctgtgtgagcCATCTGGACAAAGACTGTCCCGTTTGCTGCTTGTGGCTGAGGATTTGCCATGGCGAGGCATGCTGCCTTGCGTTCCTGTTGCTATGAGAATATAAGGAGAATTGTTACTGGTTTAAACTTCACTCCCCGAGGAAGCTCTCCTGTGCACGCAGGGAGAAGAGTGGGTGTTAACAGCAAAGTCTTCCCTGGACCGATGGGTTTTTGCTCATCCTCACTTGAATTGTGTTTACCCTTTGAACTGTTGAAAAAAACTGTAGCTTATAGCCTCACCTATATGCACATAGGTACAAACAAGATTCATGTcacttcattttggttttaagcCATTCATAAGGTTTTCAAACTGCTCTGCAACTGAAAGCAATCTCCTGTGCCTTCTGACTGTGGGAGCTGGAACTTCAAGCAACAGTCTAACAacagctgtggcagagctgctgtaTTGGTGCTGCTCTCCCTTCTTAAATAGGAAACTATTGCTGGTTTTTATTCAGCAAAAAACTTAGGACCTGCTGACCAGGTGAACTGTTGACCAGCTTCCTGGTGTACTGGTCTGCCAGGAAATCTACAGGAGGTGTCTCTGATGTCGGTCATTGCTTTTTCTAACTTCTAATAGCTTGAAAAGATTTGACTTATGCTGTTtggagaaataaatttttactgATTGCCTAGCCatagagaaattaaaactggtacttcccattgctttttttttaattactatatCCACCCGTTCTAGGTGAATTCATGCAGCAAGTTCTTCTACCAAGTGAATCAAAGAGCTGATAAACTTGAGCTTTTCCCCTAAAACATCAATGGTTTGCAGTTTTATGATAGCCATACAAATTTAGATCAGCTTAAACTGAATCACCAGGTGTCCCTGTGCTCTGGCATTTACTTAGCATTGCTCTAGGGAAGACCCATGTTTTTAGGGCTATGGATCCTTTTAGAGCCGATCTTCTTATGTAGGCAGTGGAGCGAGTTGTAGTTAAAGCAGAGGTTATTCTCTGCTGGTGCTATATGCATCTGTGGAAACATCTGTGATGCTATATGCATCTCCAAGCAGGCTTGGAGACTTATTTTGAAGGAAGGTTTCTTATTCTgtgctcctctgcagctgctcctcGGCATGCTGCAGAGGAGTGGTGTTGGGGTCTGTAGGAATGGATGGGACCTGCTGCAATTCTTAGTAAATGTGGACTGAACTTGTGCTAATGTACTTGAATTAAAGCAGACTGAGTGcatgtggttttcttcttcagctccAATTCCAACCTATGTGCTTGGCGCTAATGACCAAGAGACTGTGAGCTATTTTCCAGACATCAGTGGCTGCGAATTAGCTGAGAACATCACTTATTTAGGTAAGGCTGCAGGTGGTTTGTGATAAGGGATGTGCATTTGCCCAATGTGCTTTCATGAATGTTTTCTGATCTTCCCACTTCAAAGcccttcctttttctggaaattttaagGTGGCATGTCTTATTCTGGGGTTCAGACTGGAGTTGAACTCTATGTTGAAAGGCTGATACAATCTGCTatgtaaaatgtgaaagaaaaccctgctttttttgttgttttctaacACTGAACTTGCTAACCAAAAGGAATAGTGGTTGAAAGAGCCTGTGCTTTGAGAATATCTTATTCCCATAGTGTGCCTGTCTTTGTATGGGGAGTATGATTTTACTATGCTCTGAGGCTGTAGTGGAGTAGCAGAGGTAAGAATTGTCATCTTTAAAGGTAATGAAGCTGTAGcaaagctaaaaggaaaaactagTTTCTTTCTAGAATGCCACCTGACAAAAAACGTAACAGCCTTCATACTGAGCTTTTGATATGGATTGATTTTTGGGAAGCAAGATAGCAGTGAGGAGAGAAGACTGGAGGTTGTCTGAACAGCTGCTTTGCTGTAGGCAGGGTTTGAGCCATTGTGCTAAAATATGTCCTTACCGCAGCTTGTGGGCACAGAAAATGAGCTGTCTGTAAGGATAGTTTCAGTAGACATAAGGCAGAACTGCTGAATTTGGTCCTCTGTCTATGATACGACTAAGAGATTACTTGCAATGTCTACATCTCAAGTGCATGCTGGTGTATTAATGCAGGCCGTCGAGGTCTTTACAGTGGTGCTTCTGGACTGCAGATCGCATACCTGAGTGGTACCGAGTCCCAGGATGAGCCAGCTCCTGCCTACAGTTTTAGCGCAAAGGATGTGGcagaattaaaaacatctttgttATCAACCCCAAGCTTCAAAGGTGTGGATATATTGCTGACATCCCCCTGGCCCAGAGATGTGGGGACTTTTGCCAACAGTGTGGTAAGTGTTCTGTTTTCTGGTGGAATGGGTTACCAGATGGATTCAACAAAGGATTGCCTTTCTGCTTGCTGTGGCAATTTGGGCTATTGGGCCATCTCCGAGTGCTTGAGAAagctgagattaaaaaaatggacaGCGGATGTTCTGGTTCTTCAGAGAAGAAGGACCAATGGGGAGGGGGATTTGTGAAACTTCAGGGTGTTTTATCTGTCCCTGCCTGAAAAATCAGAGTCAAGAGCTTTCATCTGATCACAGATGTTGCTCTGAATTCAGTTGGTCGCAGCTGTGGTTGCAGATGCTGTGCTCTAAGCATCTTCAGTACCACTTGACATTAAGtcattctttctcctcccttccagaCTTTTAAAGTCTTTTGGTGTTTATTTCCTTAAGTATCAGTCAGCTGTACTAAATGCTCTGATTCTTCCTTTGTCTGGATTTTGAggatgttgttttgtttgtgtccAATTTTCTGTTGTTAATGTTCCTCAGTAGAAGTGACTTTCCAGTTGTAAGTTCAGGAGATCTGAAACCTTCCTGGAGAGCAAGGCCGCATACCATGGCAAAAGTAcactttttgcttcctttcagtATCTTCTGACATCCAAACAGAGATATGATCCTCAGTCTAACAGCATAAAGAACCTTTCTtcatctccccttcccccccccccccttctacCCCCCTCCAAGCCAACCCCGCTAGCCTAGAGAGTTGGAGAGAAACAAGTTGTAGGGATGATctggcttaaaaataaaacttgggTCTCAAAATTACCATGGGGATTCTCTGTAGTAGTTCAGTGTATCATTCCACACTTGGCTTCCCTTGGCATGAATTTTCTGAGGATGTACTCACTTGGATTAACAGAGGAGTATAATAATAGTGATTATATTCAAATATGCATCTTGTTGGAGTGTGTACTTTATCACCTGAGGATTTTGGTAATAAGTCTTGGAGATTCCCTTGTGCACTGAGACCCTGAAATCCCGTTACTCAAATAAAGCAGGAAGTTTGAGGAATGAACAATTAGGTCTTTTGCTCTGTCACCTGAAGTTTCTCTTTCAGCAAAAGCAGTGTGAGGAGCTAAATTGAATGGATGAGAATTGACTCCCTGGAGAAGTCTGTGGGTTTCCTTTTCCCGAGATGCTTCGTAGCTCTGGCCATTTTCAGTGGGGCTGGAACAGCCAGCCCTCAGTGCAGACACTGCTGGGTTCCCCTCTGCCATGCCTGCTGcgagggcagcaggagggagcacagagagaaatactgctttcttgAGGGTGGGTTAGtgcctgtcctgctgctgcaatGAAGGGCTGTGAGAGATGCCTGCCAGGTCAGAGTCTCATTCCCCATGCTTTTACCAAAGATAACAAGTCATAGGTGACAGATGTAGGCTGTTTCTGaacttctctcttctcctgcccttttccttccctacTTCACTTCTAAGGCTAATGGGGAAAAGACAGCACAAGAAGAGCCTTCACCCAAGCACATGGTTTGAAGTCTGCTctttggttgtgttttgttttgtctgacTTCTCAGGGTTGGGAGTGGGATAAAATTATGCTTCCTAAGGAAACCTCAGAGCTTTCCTATTCGCTTGACTCATGCACTAGAGCTTTGGCACTCTGGACATGTGGTCAAAACTTGTCTTAATGATTTTGACATCTGTTGGTGTTTACCAAACTCACTCTGTGCTACCCTGGCTTCACAAGaccaagagaaggaaaatgcaacAAACTTGGACTGAGGAAATGAGTGGATATAAACCCCGAGTACACAGAATGGAATAAATGAGTAGGCTCTGGTTGGCTCTGGCTTGAGATCAAGcccttttgacttttttttttttccacttccagGGAATGGCAACCACTATAGTCAGTCTCTAAATTTCCAGCATGCAGTTGTGtataaaactgtttcttttcactgcaatctgacatttttttaaataaaacttggtTTGTATTTTGCAGGGAGAAATAGATACCAAGAAATGTGGCTCCAAGTTAGTATCTGATCTAGCTGCAAGTCTCAAACCAAGGTACCACTTTGCTGCCCTGGAGAAGGCCTATTATGAAAGACTTCCTTACAGGTTTGTAAGACCATGTGAaatctcatttgttttctaataagagttcaatttttaaagaacacagGAGGACAACTTTACAATAATTTTATGAAGTCATCCAGTCCCAACACAGGGTCAAGATTGTTTCTCAGATGCATCTTATTACCATAATTCCTGCTGCCTCGAAAACTGTGCCACTGCTGACAATCCAAGTACATTGCTGATGCCAAATTAGTTGCCCTTAGTCGCATTTAAACAATGTTCAGACTAATTCAGGGGTGTCTATCTCTGAAAATGTATCGTGGAAGAGCTCTTGTGTGGTGAAGAGACTGGTATCTTCAGTCATAACTTTATATAGAAAATCTGACTAGTGACATAAGGTAGGTGTCAGAACAACCTACAAATAAAACTAAGGCTGTCATGTTAATGTTGGGTAAGACTATTATCCTTTTCACAGGATAGGAAGGTGTAGCTTTAAAGGTGTAGCTGTTTTCAGGCTAGTGAATTGTCCTCTCATCTCTGTATTTGGACTGTGATGAGATGTCGTTTTGGTCTGTGCAGCTATTTGCTGTTAGATCTCTTGAGTGAGTCTGTCCTTGAGCGTCCTTGTTCTTGGCCAAAGACTGTATGTGGCTGATGTGCTGTCTGAGTAGCTTCACGGAGGACGTGTGATTTTCCCGCTGTCCTTTTCGGTATTGTATATGCCAGTACAgtcatgttttgctttcttacagAAATCACACAGTGCTACAGGAGACCCCACAGCATGTGAGCAGGTTTATTGCACTTGCTGATGTTGGCAATACAAGCAAGAAAAAGGTACTGACACTCTtgaatctttcttcttttcttaagtACAAGTAATAGGGCAGTAAGCCCAGCTTTGGCTAGCTAGAGGACAGTGTTGATCACTTAAAAGCTTGACTGAAGTGGAGTGGAGACTTGACTCAAGTCTCACTTGAGTAATAGATACCATTTGCCCATTATGTCAGAAGGGTAAGGGCTGCAAGATGTGTTCTGAGGCACTGTTGTTCTTCTCTACCTGGTCAAATGGCCTGTAGCTGtgaaaacagctgcagaggaaagtGGTTAGAAAGCTGccattccttcctcctccctagCTGCTTTacctattttctgtttgcatgtCCTGCTTTAAGAAGGAAGCAAAATTCCAAAAGAGCCCTTacaaatcactgaaaataacTGACTTCTGGGATGGGAGGgggctgttttggtttttttaacctgtttctcttctccccttaAAGTTACAGAATATTGCAATAGAAGGACAGGTTGCTAGTGGTTAAGAAGGCATAGGAACTAGGCCTGGTAACAAAAAAAGGTCCAGGAGTTCTGGACAGATAGAAGGCCTGGAAACAGGCAAGGATCAAGGTCATCTCTTTTTCAAGTAGGAtacactgctgcttttcaaaaagatCTTTCCTTAAAGTGAAAGGAGTGAGCCACTTGGAAGCACTCCATAAACTCTTGGTTGCACTGGGTCGGAGACTGGCACAGGGAGTGTGTTTTTCATGTCCTGCTGTAGCTTAAACACTGATTTGCTGAGTCCTTGCAGTGCTGAGTTGTGTGTTACCATTTCAGGGTGGCTTAGTTCACAGCTGACCTCTTCAGAGCTGCAGTCATGGCAAAAGCTTCTTGCATTTGAGCCATCTGTTTTTGTTCTAGTATCTCTATGCCTTCAGCATTGTGCCGATGAGCTTGATGGaccctgcagagctggtgaAACAGCCACAGGATGTCACCGAAAATCCATACCGAAAATCACGAAAGGAGGCACAGAAGACCAAAGCACCCCTGTGTGCAGAGGTACCGCTGCCTTCTCCCCCATGCGTGCACTCTGGTTTCACTCTCTGTGTTCCGGGAGCTTAGAACAGTGTTTGGCTTTAACCTTGGAATATTTTTGTCAAAACACTTCAGGGTTCTGTGTAAACTATTTGCATCAACCAAATTGTATAGATCCAATGCATGGGAGTTTGTTACAGTTTGCCCCTTCTtaagccaactgtatcctggcccgcatcaaaagaagcgtggccagcaggtcgagggaggtgattctcccccgctactccgctctggtgagatcccacctggagtactgcatccagctctggagccctcagcacaggaaagacatggacctgttggagcgggtccagaggaggccacaaaaattatcagacAGATGGATGCaaccttattgcagcctttcagtacttaaagggggcttataagaaagatggggacagagttTTTAGTAGGGTCTatagcgataggacaaggggtaatgtttttaaactaaaagagggtagattcagactagatataaggaagacattttttacaatggtgaaacactggaacaggttgcccagagagttgATagatgccccgtccctggaaacattcaaggtcaggctggatggggctctcAGCAAGCagatctagttgaagatgtccctgctcattgcaggggggttggactagatgacctttaaaggtcccttccaacccaaaccattctgtgattcttcctGCAGGTCTGCATGGTGATGCTGTAGTTAGATCTGCTTGCTTGTCAGGACTGTTCCCTACAGGCACCTCAGCATGCATCTTTCTAAGCTTGTAGACTACAAATTAGTCCTTTGCAGTTGGCCCCCAGTTTTCTTCCTTAGACTGCTGGCTGCTCAGGTGCTACTGTTTTTGATGTTGCATGTCCACTGTATCCCCCAATGCTGGTGAGCTAGGTGTTGggtactgtttttttttctcaagtgtCCTAAGTTACCAACTCTATGCTCCTTTAAGTATTGATTGCTTGCCACCTGAGGGCAGAAAGTTTCCTTCCTGGGGCCTGAACACTCAGCTGTTGGTGCCAGAAGCTTTGAAATCCCCAATTTCATAATCTGATCATCAGACAAGTGGATTGTTTTCATCCATGTAGAGACTCAGATTATTTCCCGTGCAGAGCATGTTTTGGCCTCTAAGCATTGTGGGATACTCCACTAATGTGGACGTGTGAATAGCTATGCCTGTATATCTTAATGTAATGTAGAGAAAGCAAACTGGGAAATCATTGGCAGGGGGTGGGAAATACTCAGCCTGAAGTGAGGCTTGACTTGGGCTTTGCTGAACCAGTGTGTCAGGTAGGAAGTGCAAGCACTGCTCTCCAGCCTTTCTCCCT from Ciconia boyciana chromosome 8, ASM3463844v1, whole genome shotgun sequence harbors:
- the CWF19L1 gene encoding CWF19-like protein 1, which produces MAAEALRVLACGDVEGRLEALFGRVRAIQGKSGRFDMLLCVGNFFGSTSEAEWAEYRTGAKKAPIPTYVLGANDQETVSYFPDISGCELAENITYLGRRGLYSGASGLQIAYLSGTESQDEPAPAYSFSAKDVAELKTSLLSTPSFKGVDILLTSPWPRDVGTFANSVGEIDTKKCGSKLVSDLAASLKPRYHFAALEKAYYERLPYRNHTVLQETPQHVSRFIALADVGNTSKKKYLYAFSIVPMSLMDPAELVKQPQDVTENPYRKSRKEAQKTKAPLCAEEEPACQFFFDLNKHQGKKRPSDGKERGNSQPKQAKKPPQPLEPCWFCLASPEVEKHLVVSIGTHCYLALAKGGLLPDHVLILPIGHYQSVVDLSPEVVEEVTKYKSALKEFFRSKGKRYVLFERNYRSQHLQLQVIPVPLDHCTSEDIKESFIVQAQEQQIELLEIPEHSDITQVAQPGTPYFYVELDTGEKLFHRIRGRFPLQFGREVLASEALLALPQRADWRRCAAERAEEAAQARAFRRDFQPFDFALRA